In Kordia antarctica, the following proteins share a genomic window:
- a CDS encoding DUF4252 domain-containing protein, whose protein sequence is MKTIQSILVLVLISIGMSSCSDKNSLQNYILNSAEKVGFSSSSIPKSIIKPAELNLTAEQQVAFEAVDRINVLIYKYDPTKKEEFIAENKKVKTILQQKKYEELINLGNKGIIKFSGEEDSIDEIIIFLSNKETGFAVARIIGNDMTMNKFMELYKIAGQRDLSEGDMNLGDLSKFLMPTN, encoded by the coding sequence ATGAAAACTATACAATCAATTTTAGTCCTAGTTTTAATTTCCATCGGAATGAGTAGTTGTTCAGACAAGAATAGCTTGCAAAACTATATATTAAATAGCGCAGAAAAAGTAGGTTTCTCGTCGAGCAGTATTCCTAAAAGTATTATAAAACCTGCGGAGTTAAACTTAACTGCCGAACAACAAGTTGCTTTTGAAGCTGTTGATCGTATCAATGTATTAATCTATAAATACGATCCGACTAAAAAAGAAGAGTTTATTGCCGAAAACAAAAAGGTTAAGACAATCTTACAACAGAAAAAATATGAAGAACTCATCAATCTAGGAAACAAAGGAATTATTAAATTTTCTGGAGAAGAAGATTCTATTGATGAGATTATTATTTTCTTATCAAACAAAGAAACTGGTTTTGCTGTGGCAAGAATTATTGGTAATGATATGACTATGAATAAGTTTATGGAATTGTATAAAATTGCAGGACAGCGCGACCTTTCTGAAGGAGATATGAATCTTGGCGATCTTTCAAAATTTTTAATGCCAACAAACTAA
- the purB gene encoding adenylosuccinate lyase: MTLTTLNAISPIDGRYRTKTISLANYFSEESLIKYRVLVEVEYFIALCNLPLPQLKDFDASLFDDLRNIYENFSSEDAQAIKEIEKVTNHDVKAVEYFIKDQFEKLDISHYKEFIHFGLTSQDINNTAIPLSIKEALKDVYLPELMRVLDKLKTLANEWAIIPMLARTHGQPASPTRLGKEIEVFTTRIEAQVASIAGIPHAAKFGGATGNFNAHKVAYPSVDWKAFGNDFVERILGLHHSFPTTQIEHYDHLAGIFDGLKRINTIFIDLNRDFWTYISMDYFKQRIKEGEVGSSAMPHKVNPIDFENSEGNLGIANAIFTHLSAKLPISRLQRDLTDSTVLRNVGVPFGHTIIGFQSTLKGLNKLLLNADKFAEDLENNWAVVAEAIQTILRRENYPNPYEALKGLTRTNEKITKASIADFIDTLNISDTIKSELKSINPNNYTGI, encoded by the coding sequence ATGACGCTTACTACGCTTAATGCAATTTCCCCTATTGATGGACGCTATCGTACTAAAACTATCTCTTTAGCTAATTATTTTAGCGAAGAATCACTAATAAAATACCGTGTTTTAGTCGAAGTTGAATATTTTATTGCTTTGTGCAATCTGCCTTTACCACAATTGAAAGATTTTGATGCTTCTTTGTTTGATGATTTACGCAATATTTATGAAAATTTTTCTTCAGAAGATGCACAAGCCATCAAAGAGATTGAGAAAGTAACCAATCATGATGTAAAAGCGGTTGAATATTTTATTAAAGACCAATTTGAAAAATTAGATATTTCACATTATAAAGAGTTTATCCACTTCGGATTAACTTCTCAAGATATTAACAATACAGCAATTCCGCTTTCTATTAAAGAAGCTTTGAAAGATGTATATTTACCAGAATTGATGCGTGTTTTGGATAAATTAAAAACCTTAGCTAACGAATGGGCAATTATTCCAATGTTAGCCAGAACACACGGTCAGCCAGCATCTCCAACACGTTTAGGAAAAGAAATTGAAGTATTTACTACGCGTATTGAAGCGCAAGTAGCATCGATTGCTGGAATTCCACATGCTGCAAAATTTGGTGGCGCCACTGGAAATTTTAACGCGCACAAAGTTGCGTATCCTTCGGTTGATTGGAAAGCATTTGGAAACGATTTTGTGGAACGTATTTTAGGATTACACCATTCATTCCCAACTACACAAATAGAACATTACGATCATTTAGCAGGAATTTTTGACGGATTGAAACGTATCAACACAATTTTTATTGATTTGAATAGAGATTTCTGGACGTATATTTCTATGGATTATTTTAAACAAAGAATTAAAGAAGGCGAAGTTGGTTCATCTGCAATGCCACATAAAGTAAATCCTATTGATTTTGAGAATAGCGAAGGAAATTTAGGAATCGCAAATGCAATTTTTACTCATTTGTCTGCAAAGCTTCCAATTTCGCGTTTGCAGCGTGATTTAACAGACTCAACAGTGTTAAGAAACGTTGGTGTTCCGTTTGGTCATACAATCATAGGATTTCAGTCTACTTTAAAAGGATTGAATAAGTTATTATTGAATGCCGATAAGTTTGCAGAAGACTTAGAAAATAACTGGGCAGTTGTTGCAGAAGCGATTCAAACGATCTTAAGAAGAGAAAATTACCCAAATCCGTACGAAGCTTTGAAAGGTTTGACAAGAACTAATGAAAAAATCACAAAAGCGTCAATAGCGGATTTTATTGATACTTTAAACATTTCTGACACTATAAAATCTGAATTAAAAAGTATAAATCCAAATAATTATACAGGAATTTAA
- a CDS encoding adenylosuccinate lyase → MTFEQLYSELNYVNHSREKRKYYATIVLNDATLLPTLLKVVFTVDDKISARAAWLFEFVARENLDAILPHLDVYTEKMQTVHLDPAVRPIAKVAEYLIGAYYDKTANKTQEKLTKKHREKIAEVCFDWMMSDQKVAVKAYSMSSLFLLGNEFDWIHEELLLILERDYLSQSAAFKARARDLIKRIKKAR, encoded by the coding sequence ATGACATTTGAACAACTCTATTCGGAGCTAAATTATGTTAATCATTCTCGCGAAAAGCGAAAGTATTATGCAACGATAGTTTTAAACGATGCAACATTACTGCCAACATTACTAAAAGTTGTGTTTACCGTAGACGATAAAATTTCGGCAAGAGCCGCATGGTTATTTGAGTTTGTTGCCAGAGAAAATTTAGACGCAATTCTCCCACATTTAGACGTTTACACAGAAAAAATGCAAACTGTACATTTAGATCCTGCAGTTCGTCCGATAGCGAAAGTTGCCGAATATTTGATTGGCGCATACTACGATAAAACAGCAAATAAAACTCAAGAAAAATTAACCAAAAAACATCGTGAAAAAATTGCAGAAGTCTGTTTTGATTGGATGATGAGCGATCAAAAAGTAGCCGTAAAAGCATATTCAATGAGTTCGCTGTTTTTATTGGGAAACGAATTTGATTGGATTCACGAAGAATTACTCCTTATTTTAGAACGCGATTATCTATCGCAAAGTGCCGCATTCAAAGCGAGAGCAAGAGACCTTATAAAGCGAATTAAAAAAGCAAGATAA
- a CDS encoding heme-binding domain-containing protein, with translation MMKILKKIAVLALIVLVILQFFGPEKNEGDIADLQPFLTETNPSASVQATLKVACFDCHSSNTEYPWYSNIEPISYWMNDHVKHGKEELNFSEWSTYSWKRKDHKLEEVIEEIEKGHMPIDSYLWTHSDAELTETQIEEIRDWVKTSRAVMALKKDAPQ, from the coding sequence ATGATGAAGATACTTAAAAAGATAGCAGTCTTAGCATTAATTGTATTGGTAATTTTACAATTTTTTGGACCCGAAAAAAATGAAGGCGATATTGCTGATTTGCAACCTTTTCTAACAGAGACAAATCCGTCAGCTTCTGTGCAAGCTACGTTGAAAGTTGCTTGTTTTGATTGTCATTCTAGCAATACTGAATATCCTTGGTACAGTAACATTGAACCAATTTCGTATTGGATGAACGATCATGTAAAACATGGAAAAGAAGAACTAAACTTCTCCGAATGGAGTACATATTCTTGGAAGCGAAAAGATCATAAATTAGAAGAAGTCATTGAAGAAATTGAAAAAGGACATATGCCAATAGATTCGTATTTGTGGACACATTCTGATGCAGAATTAACCGAAACACAAATTGAAGAAATAAGAGATTGGGTAAAAACATCAAGAGCGGTTATGGCTTTAAAAAAAGATGCTCCTCAATAA
- a CDS encoding transposase, whose translation MKYKKWSLQEKLEILSCSEELGIVETCRKYSVSTGTFYSWKKKHDTQGEAGLKVTYDTRSKELKHAEEENRILRKLLSNKEIELEIQRELLKKKFGTSDPRKI comes from the coding sequence ATGAAATACAAGAAATGGAGTTTACAAGAAAAGTTAGAAATACTATCCTGTTCTGAGGAACTTGGTATTGTTGAGACTTGTCGTAAATATAGTGTTAGTACTGGCACTTTTTATAGTTGGAAGAAGAAACATGATACCCAAGGAGAAGCTGGCTTAAAAGTTACTTATGATACTCGTAGTAAGGAATTAAAGCATGCAGAAGAAGAAAATAGAATACTCCGTAAGCTATTGAGTAATAAAGAAATTGAATTAGAAATTCAACGAGAACTCTTAAAAAAAAAGTTTGGGACATCCGATCCAAGAAAGATTTAG
- a CDS encoding IS3 family transposase, protein MSKHKISKTKVINMVGIVHSSYYRKPSFGKKGNKPSKFTYHNNNGFVTQDIVVESVKKILSHPFIDCGYRLMTCYLNRDGYTINHKKLYRILKQANLLKLKNRINRSGSGRKFVKFRKVKTVKPFDCLEMDIKIVWIPSAGKNAYLLSIIDVHTRRILIDLFAFSIKQAQVIALLSELFLNYQYPNNVVIRSDNGSQFIAKNVREYLELIGVSQEFTHIATPEENAHIEAYHGILKKEVFQRFEYRTFGEIEKILKQYVLFYNNERLHGLLGKITPIEKWNQDKHLILMKKLTA, encoded by the coding sequence TTGAGTAAGCACAAGATTAGCAAAACTAAGGTAATTAATATGGTTGGTATTGTTCATAGCAGTTACTATCGTAAACCAAGTTTTGGAAAAAAAGGTAATAAACCAAGTAAATTTACCTATCATAATAACAATGGATTTGTCACTCAAGATATTGTGGTTGAATCTGTAAAGAAAATACTAAGTCATCCATTTATAGATTGTGGTTACAGGTTAATGACTTGCTATTTGAATCGGGATGGCTATACAATAAACCATAAAAAACTATATAGAATACTAAAACAAGCAAATCTATTGAAATTAAAAAATCGTATTAATAGGAGTGGTTCTGGACGTAAGTTTGTTAAATTCAGGAAAGTAAAAACCGTAAAACCCTTTGACTGCCTAGAGATGGACATAAAGATAGTTTGGATACCAAGTGCTGGTAAAAACGCTTATTTACTTTCTATAATAGATGTTCATACGCGAAGAATATTAATAGATCTATTTGCTTTTTCAATTAAACAAGCGCAAGTGATAGCGTTATTGTCTGAATTGTTTTTAAATTATCAATATCCAAATAATGTTGTTATTAGAAGTGATAACGGGAGTCAGTTTATTGCAAAAAATGTAAGAGAGTATTTAGAACTTATAGGTGTAAGTCAAGAATTTACGCATATAGCAACACCAGAAGAGAACGCTCATATAGAAGCTTATCATGGCATTTTGAAAAAAGAAGTTTTTCAGAGATTTGAATATAGAACCTTTGGAGAGATAGAAAAAATCCTTAAACAATATGTGCTGTTTTATAATAATGAAAGGCTACATGGATTACTAGGAAAAATAACCCCAATTGAAAAATGGAATCAAGATAAACACCTAATTTTAATGAAAAAATTAACCGCATAA
- a CDS encoding SIR2 family NAD-dependent protein deacylase yields the protein MERKKIVVLTGAGISAESGIQTFRDADGLWEGHDVMEVASPGGFERNPALVLDFYNQRRRELKNVVPNEGHKALVALEKKYDVTIITQNVDNLHERAGSSNIMHLHGELSKSRSTKTPYKIYDCSDDISLGDLCENGAQLRPHIVWFGEAVPMIESAVAECTQAEILIIIGTSMQVYPAASLIDYVPENTKIYFIDPKPSLPRNSYENLTVIAENASVGVAKVVRELI from the coding sequence ATGGAAAGAAAAAAAATAGTTGTGCTCACAGGCGCAGGAATTAGTGCCGAAAGTGGTATTCAAACATTTCGTGATGCTGACGGTTTGTGGGAAGGACATGATGTTATGGAAGTTGCATCGCCTGGTGGTTTTGAGAGAAATCCGGCGTTGGTGTTAGATTTTTATAATCAACGTAGAAGAGAATTAAAAAATGTTGTTCCAAATGAAGGTCACAAAGCATTGGTTGCGCTTGAAAAAAAATACGATGTTACCATTATTACACAAAACGTAGACAATTTACATGAACGTGCAGGAAGCTCCAATATTATGCATTTACATGGCGAATTGTCAAAATCGAGAAGTACCAAAACGCCTTATAAAATTTATGATTGTTCCGATGATATTTCGTTGGGCGATTTGTGTGAAAATGGCGCGCAATTACGTCCGCACATTGTTTGGTTTGGCGAAGCTGTTCCTATGATTGAATCGGCTGTTGCCGAATGTACACAGGCAGAAATTTTGATTATTATTGGAACTTCAATGCAAGTGTATCCTGCTGCTAGTTTGATAGATTATGTTCCAGAAAATACTAAAATATATTTTATAGATCCAAAACCTTCGCTTCCACGAAATTCATATGAAAACTTAACGGTTATTGCTGAGAATGCTTCTGTTGGTGTTGCTAAGGTTGTACGTGAATTAATTTGA
- a CDS encoding tetratricopeptide repeat protein, which produces MKYIFTILLTYCFSSMYAQDAILNYAENDTINDNAVIDFGKKLQASFYEKETTFFLDNFDKDGFASKIVLTDEEIANSKDLKAFNGSFKKGFFSKFDAFPTKIIESMENDNSYDIVNFYYSEDEKKYHLLFRMFSDEEGLNYHDYQLNYVNNKFLIEDLYIYTTGEYLSDTLRQLYLMAIPKNYMEDINMSKEQISNMVFIFGYKNLVAKKEYKKALDLLNNLKGDIRNQKIFYILKIQVASEINEVYYMEAIDELLKKFPDDPSTQLMAVDYYVMLKDYNATMGALNQLQEVTEDDFVEYVKGNMAWEFEDYEGAEKAYTYIMNEYPNYQMAKINLLYLYDFLEKHEDNILLLNKIINSEEFSKQELIDFIDDKENEFINLPNAAIYTKWKEKK; this is translated from the coding sequence ATGAAATATATCTTCACAATACTCCTAACCTATTGTTTCAGTAGTATGTATGCGCAAGATGCAATTCTCAATTATGCTGAAAATGATACTATTAATGACAACGCCGTTATTGATTTTGGAAAAAAACTTCAAGCCTCTTTTTACGAAAAGGAAACAACCTTTTTTCTAGATAATTTTGATAAAGATGGTTTTGCTTCAAAAATTGTATTGACCGACGAAGAAATTGCCAATAGTAAAGATTTGAAAGCATTCAACGGATCATTCAAAAAAGGCTTTTTTAGTAAATTCGATGCGTTTCCGACGAAAATTATTGAAAGCATGGAAAATGACAATTCGTATGATATTGTCAATTTTTATTATAGTGAAGATGAAAAAAAATATCATTTACTATTCCGCATGTTTTCTGATGAAGAAGGATTAAATTATCATGATTATCAGTTAAATTATGTCAACAATAAATTCCTCATAGAAGACCTTTATATTTATACAACAGGCGAATATTTGAGTGATACGTTGCGTCAATTATATCTTATGGCGATTCCAAAAAATTACATGGAAGACATCAACATGAGTAAAGAGCAAATTAGCAATATGGTCTTCATTTTTGGCTATAAAAATTTAGTAGCAAAGAAAGAATACAAAAAAGCACTTGATTTATTAAATAATTTAAAAGGCGATATTAGAAATCAAAAAATATTTTATATTCTAAAAATTCAAGTTGCTTCTGAGATTAATGAAGTCTATTATATGGAAGCGATTGATGAGTTATTAAAAAAATTTCCAGATGATCCTTCTACGCAATTAATGGCGGTAGATTATTATGTAATGTTGAAAGATTACAATGCAACAATGGGCGCATTGAATCAATTACAGGAAGTCACCGAAGATGATTTTGTGGAATATGTAAAAGGAAATATGGCATGGGAATTTGAAGATTATGAAGGTGCTGAAAAAGCCTACACATATATCATGAACGAATATCCTAACTATCAAATGGCAAAAATAAACCTGTTATATTTGTATGATTTTTTAGAGAAACATGAAGACAATATTTTATTACTCAATAAAATTATAAATAGTGAAGAATTTTCAAAACAAGAGTTGATCGATTTCATTGACGATAAAGAAAATGAATTTATAAACTTACCAAACGCTGCAATTTATACAAAATGGAAAGAAAAAAAATAG
- a CDS encoding TrmH family RNA methyltransferase, producing the protein MIDKDLLEHLEGFLTERRRGLFTKVLAERTRHFTVAVEDVYQLHNTSAVLRSCDVFGVQDVHVVEASLGKKMDREIAMGAQKWVDIQRYTNTQKCIDTLKSEGYRIIATTPHKDSQYLHEFDVTQKAAFFFGKETEGLSEEVLAQADEFLKIPMVGFTESLNISVSAAITLQHVTNKLRNSDISWQLTEEEILEKRFDWCKKTIKSIDDIVNRYKEERF; encoded by the coding sequence ATGATTGACAAAGATTTATTGGAACATTTAGAAGGTTTTCTCACCGAACGCAGAAGAGGTTTGTTCACCAAAGTATTAGCCGAACGTACGCGTCATTTTACAGTTGCTGTGGAAGATGTATATCAATTGCACAACACAAGTGCCGTATTGCGTAGTTGTGATGTTTTTGGCGTGCAAGATGTACATGTAGTTGAAGCGAGTTTGGGCAAAAAAATGGACAGAGAAATTGCGATGGGCGCACAGAAATGGGTTGATATTCAGCGGTATACAAACACACAAAAATGTATTGATACGTTAAAAAGCGAAGGATATCGTATCATTGCCACAACGCCACACAAAGATTCTCAATATTTACACGAGTTTGATGTCACACAAAAAGCAGCTTTCTTTTTTGGAAAAGAAACTGAAGGATTGAGCGAAGAAGTTTTGGCGCAAGCCGATGAATTTTTAAAAATTCCGATGGTTGGTTTTACTGAAAGTTTGAATATTTCAGTTTCCGCCGCAATAACGCTTCAACATGTTACCAACAAACTCCGAAATTCGGACATTTCTTGGCAATTAACAGAAGAAGAAATTTTAGAAAAACGATTTGATTGGTGCAAAAAAACAATTAAAAGCATTGATGATATTGTGAATCGGTATAAAGAAGAACGTTTTTAA
- a CDS encoding DUF1801 domain-containing protein: MKYEATSVDEYIAQLPEDRKEAITKIRSVLTENLPEGFSEQINYDMPSFVVSHAMYPGGYHCDPKLPLPFISFASQKNFVALYHMGIYANPELLEWFTTEYPKHCKRKLDMGKSCVRFKKMDDIPYELIAELAQKMSPNDWIDLYDKNVAKK, encoded by the coding sequence ATGAAATACGAAGCAACTTCCGTTGACGAATATATTGCACAACTTCCAGAAGATCGAAAAGAAGCAATCACCAAAATTAGAAGTGTTCTTACAGAAAATTTACCAGAAGGTTTCTCTGAACAAATAAATTATGATATGCCATCTTTTGTGGTTTCACATGCTATGTATCCTGGCGGTTATCACTGCGATCCGAAACTTCCTTTGCCTTTTATTAGTTTTGCTTCACAGAAGAATTTTGTAGCATTGTATCACATGGGAATTTACGCAAATCCTGAGTTACTGGAATGGTTTACAACTGAATATCCAAAGCATTGTAAACGCAAATTAGACATGGGAAAAAGCTGTGTTCGTTTCAAAAAAATGGACGATATTCCGTATGAATTAATTGCAGAATTAGCTCAAAAAATGTCACCAAATGATTGGATTGATTTGTATGATAAGAATGTTGCTAAGAAATAA
- a CDS encoding alpha-amylase family glycosyl hydrolase: MKQLSVLFIVSLFIFSCEIKPSEVTKTTTEAQPFVWEAANVYFMLTDRFYNGNKENDLNFDRTNEPAKLRGFMGGDMAGITQKIKDGYFDDLGINAIWFSPVLEQIHDSTNEGTGNTYAFHGYWTKDWTNFDANFGTAEDFKTLIETAHKHGIRILMDVVINHTGPVTEKDPVWDTNWVRTSPNCSYQNYETAVSCTLVENLPDILTESNEAVALPAPLMAKWKAEGRYEQEVKELDEFFEKSGLERNPKNYIIKWLTDYVREYGVDGFRVDTVKHVEESAWNSLNNQAKIAFAEWKTNNPEAVLDENDFFMLGELYGYGIDSKRFYDFGDKKVDYYANGFDNLINFQFKYDAKNDYESIFSKYDEILHNDLKGKSVMNYISSHDDGQPFDKERSKTYESATKLLLTPGISQVYYGDETKRSLIIEGTNGDATLRSFMNWEDINNPETKDLLLHWQKLGTFRKAHPAIGAGVHKMLSKSPYVFARNYKNDNVVIGLDLAKGSKEINVSDQFKNGVTVIDHYSGKTAKVVGGKVSIDSEFSIVLLHQ, from the coding sequence ATGAAGCAATTATCGGTACTATTTATAGTCTCTCTATTTATTTTTTCTTGCGAAATAAAACCTTCAGAAGTTACCAAAACAACTACCGAAGCACAACCTTTTGTGTGGGAAGCTGCAAACGTATATTTTATGTTGACAGATCGCTTCTATAATGGAAACAAAGAAAATGATCTAAATTTTGATAGAACAAACGAACCTGCAAAACTCCGAGGTTTTATGGGCGGCGACATGGCAGGAATTACACAAAAAATAAAAGATGGCTATTTTGATGATTTAGGAATCAACGCAATTTGGTTTTCGCCTGTCTTAGAGCAAATTCACGATAGTACAAATGAAGGCACAGGAAACACATATGCGTTTCACGGATATTGGACAAAAGATTGGACAAATTTCGATGCAAATTTTGGAACAGCCGAAGATTTTAAGACATTAATTGAAACTGCTCACAAACACGGAATCCGAATTTTAATGGATGTTGTCATAAATCATACAGGTCCTGTAACGGAAAAAGATCCTGTTTGGGACACTAATTGGGTTCGTACTTCGCCTAACTGTTCGTATCAAAATTATGAAACTGCGGTGAGTTGTACGTTGGTAGAAAATCTTCCAGATATTTTGACAGAAAGTAACGAAGCTGTTGCATTGCCAGCACCTTTAATGGCAAAATGGAAAGCAGAAGGTCGTTATGAGCAAGAAGTAAAAGAGTTGGATGAATTTTTTGAAAAATCAGGTTTAGAAAGAAATCCAAAAAATTATATCATCAAATGGCTAACGGATTATGTGCGTGAATATGGCGTAGATGGTTTCCGAGTTGATACCGTAAAACATGTGGAAGAAAGTGCTTGGAATTCGTTAAATAATCAAGCTAAAATCGCTTTCGCTGAATGGAAAACTAACAATCCTGAAGCGGTTTTGGATGAAAATGACTTTTTTATGTTGGGCGAATTGTACGGTTACGGAATTGACTCGAAACGTTTCTATGATTTTGGCGATAAAAAAGTAGATTACTACGCAAATGGTTTTGATAATTTGATCAATTTTCAATTCAAATACGATGCAAAAAACGATTATGAAAGCATCTTCTCTAAATATGACGAAATTCTACATAATGACTTAAAAGGAAAAAGCGTGATGAATTATATTAGCTCGCATGACGACGGACAACCTTTTGATAAAGAGCGAAGTAAAACCTACGAATCTGCAACTAAACTACTTTTAACGCCAGGGATTTCACAAGTGTATTATGGCGATGAAACAAAACGTTCGCTGATTATTGAAGGAACAAATGGCGATGCAACCTTGCGTTCGTTTATGAATTGGGAAGATATCAACAATCCTGAAACTAAAGATTTATTATTACATTGGCAAAAGCTAGGAACATTCCGAAAAGCGCATCCTGCAATTGGCGCTGGAGTACATAAAATGTTGTCTAAAAGTCCATATGTATTCGCTAGAAACTACAAAAATGACAACGTTGTTATCGGATTGGATTTAGCGAAAGGAAGTAAAGAAATCAATGTTTCAGATCAGTTTAAAAATGGTGTAACTGTAATCGATCATTATTCTGGAAAAACGGCAAAAGTTGTGGGCGGAAAAGTTAGTATTGATTCTGAGTTTTCAATTGTGTTATTGCATCAATAA
- a CDS encoding carboxypeptidase-like regulatory domain-containing protein: MKKVYTFLILFLAITTLAAQTDKKVYAKVVNDADDKPMPNVHVVNLTNIKGVITNAKGEFELTAKAEDILFFSFLGFKSIKVRVTNDMLKYKGSSTIRLTELAYALEKVVLTPYQLTGYLDIDAKNVPYRPNYRYRIAGLSTGYEAGENAPGAISTVLGAIFNPADFLQKTFGKKPQQMRKLRQMKEDDEIRNLLASKFDRQMVRELLQVERVDIDEILSLCNYSKTFITNANDLQILDAINDCYEEYKVLSRDKKK, from the coding sequence ATGAAGAAAGTATATACTTTTCTAATTTTATTTTTAGCTATTACGACACTTGCTGCCCAAACTGATAAAAAAGTCTATGCAAAAGTTGTGAACGATGCAGACGATAAACCAATGCCAAATGTGCATGTAGTAAATTTGACAAATATAAAAGGTGTTATCACAAACGCTAAAGGAGAATTTGAACTCACCGCAAAAGCTGAAGATATATTATTCTTTTCTTTTTTAGGATTCAAATCGATCAAAGTTCGTGTTACGAATGACATGTTGAAATACAAAGGTTCATCTACGATTCGATTGACGGAATTAGCGTATGCGCTTGAAAAAGTTGTATTAACGCCGTATCAGCTCACAGGATATTTAGATATTGACGCCAAAAATGTTCCATATCGTCCAAATTACAGATACCGAATTGCGGGACTTTCCACAGGTTACGAAGCTGGAGAAAACGCACCAGGAGCAATTTCTACGGTTTTAGGAGCCATATTTAATCCGGCTGACTTCTTGCAGAAAACATTCGGCAAAAAGCCACAACAAATGCGCAAACTGCGTCAAATGAAGGAAGATGATGAAATCAGAAACTTATTAGCTTCAAAATTTGATCGTCAAATGGTGCGTGAGTTGCTTCAAGTAGAACGTGTAGATATTGACGAAATTCTTTCGTTATGTAACTATTCTAAAACGTTTATCACGAATGCGAACGATCTTCAAATCTTAGATGCAATCAATGATTGTTACGAAGAATATAAAGTTTTGAGTAGAGATAAGAAGAAGTAG